A region of the Sandaracinaceae bacterium genome:
TGCGGCACCTTCAGGCGGTCGCCCGTGGCGGTGTCGTGCATCTCGGGCGCGAAGCGCACCACGCGGCCTGGAAAGACGCCGAGGCCCTGCCCCTCCGACTCTTCGCTGGTCTCGAACAGCGCCTGCATGCCCAGACAGATGCCGAGGTACGGCCGGCCACTTGCGATGAAGTCGCGCAGCGCGGGGCCAACGTCGGTGGCCAGCATCTCGGCGCACTCGCGGAAGGCGCCCTGACCGGGGAAGACCAGCCGCTCGGCGCGCCGCAGCTCATCGGGATCACGCGTGATGTGCGCCGCCACGCCCGCGCGCGTGAACGCCTGCGCCACGCTGTGGAGGTTGCCCAGGCCGAGGTCGGCGATGGTGACCGGTTTCGTCGCGCTGGCCATCACTCGGTGAGCGTGCCCTTGGTGCTGGGGACGCCGGACTGCCGCGGGTCGATCTCGGTGGCCTCGCGGAGCGCCTTGGCGAACGCCTTGAAGCCGATCTCGATGATGTGGTGCAGGTTCTCGCCCTCGTGCAGCCGCATGTGCAGGTTGCACTGCGCGCCGCGCACGAAGCCCTCGAAGAAGACCTCGGC
Encoded here:
- the hisH gene encoding imidazole glycerol phosphate synthase subunit HisH, with product MASATKPVTIADLGLGNLHSVAQAFTRAGVAAHITRDPDELRRAERLVFPGQGAFRECAEMLATDVGPALRDFIASGRPYLGICLGMQALFETSEESEGQGLGVFPGRVVRFAPEMHDTATGDRLKVPHMGWNQVDTAHPMLEDAGWYYFVHSYYVVPSDPSLVAATSDYGVRFCAAVARDNVFACQFHPEKSHHAGARLIQRFLAQ